The Microbulbifer pacificus sequence TTTATTGAATGATAATTCGGTTTTTTGCCATAATCAAAGCCCACATGGCGGAAAGACGATATACCTTCACGCGCTGTGGCCCCTCCTGGCACCTGTTTGGGTCGCCGAGGCGGGATATATACTAATGAACCCCATTTCGGGGAAAAGCCTTTCATCATCAAGGTGTACCATGGACAAGATTACCCAGTGGCTCGCAGAACACTCAATTTCCGAGGTCGAGTGCCTGGTACCGGACATGTCCGGAAACGCGCGGGGCAAATTTACCCCCACCTCCAAATTTCTCGCCCAGGACAGCCGTCTCCCGGAAAGTATCCTGGTGCAGACCGTGACCGGCGACTATGTCGACGAGCACAATGAGCTGGTTGATCCGGCAGATACCGACATGCTGCTGGAACCCGACCCCGGAACCATCCGGCTGAACCCCTGGGCCAACGAGCCTACTGCACAGATCATTCACGACTGTTACACACGCGACGGCAAGCTTCACCCTATCGCCACCCGCAACATCCTCAGATTCGTACTCGACAAATACGCTGAGCAGGGCTGGCAACCGGTGGTTGCCCCGGAAGTGGAATTTTACCTGGTCAAACGCAATCTCGACCCCGACGAAAAGCTTTCCGCCCCCGTCGGGCGCTCCGGGCGAACCGAGAAAACCCGACAGTCCTACAGCATTGATGCCGCCAACGAGTACGAGGCGATCATCGAGGACATGTATGATTTCTGCGAAGCCCAGGGACTGGACGTGGACACCCTGATTCACGAATCCGGTACCGCGCAGATGGAGATCAACTTTCTGCACGGCGACCCTCTGAATCTCGCCGACCAGGTGTTTACCTTCAAGCGCACCGTGCGTGAAACCGCCCTGCGCCACGGCATTTACGCCACCTTTATGGCCAAGCCGATGGAAGATGAACCCGGTAGCGCGCTCCACCTGCACCAAAGCGTTCTGGACATCAAAACCGGCAAGAATATCTTCGTCGATGATGAGGGCAATGAGACCGATCTGTTCAAGTACTTTATCGGTGGCACTCAGGAATTCACCCCGGGATTCATCACCTTTTTTGCTCCCAACGTGAACTCCTATCGCCGCTTTACCCCCGAGATGGCCGCGCCCACCAGTCTGCACTGGGGTTACGAAAATCGCACAACAGGTTTGCGTGTCCCCGACAGTCCTCCCCAGGCGAAACGCCTCGAAAACCGCTTCCCCGGAGCTGATTGCAATCCCTACCTGGCGATTGCGGCATCTCTTGCCTGCGGTTATCTGGGCATGATGAAGAAGGTTAAACCGAGCGATCCCTATGAGGGCAGCTGTGCCTCCGAGCCAATCACCCTGCCCCGCACGCAGGAACATGCCCTCAACCTTCTGGCGGAATGCCCGGAAGCCTCGGAAATGTTTGGTGAAAAATTTGTGCGTGCCTGGGCCGCCATCAAGCGCGATGAGTATGAAGAATTCAACCGCGTGATCAGTTCCTGGGAACGGGAATACCTGCTGCTCAACGTGTAAACATCCTCTCACCATAAAAAAACCCGGCTATGCCGGGTTTTTTTATGAAGCCAATCTGTCCGTCACTTGTGACTGGGATCTTTCCAGTAATCCTTCACGGTTTCCTTCATTTCCCGCGCCAGTACCGAAATACCAAACAGGTTGGGCAGTGTCATCAGTACGATCGCCACCGCCGACAGATTCCAGATAATCGTGGTGTCTTCAATGGCTGCCCAGAAGAATGCAACCACATAGACCAAGCGATACGGCATGACAGCTTTGGGACCGAACAGGTAGATCATCGAACGGTCACCGTAATATGACCAGGCGATCGCTGTCGAGAACGCGAACAGCAATATTCCCAGGGTGACAATGTAACTGCCGTACTCACCGAAGAAACCCTTCTGGAAAGCCCGATTGGTGAGCGCAACAGAGTGAAGCAGGGAGTTACCCCACACCTCGACATTCTGATTCACTAATTGACCACTGTTGACGTTCAACACACCAGAGAAATTATCATTGCCCACTCTGAACTCCACATCTTCCGCCACGGAACGGGAGTTGATAACGGTAAATTCACCATTGTTCAGCGGACGGCCATCGGCAACCACAATAGTACCGGTGTAGGGGCGAACCTCGCTATTGTGGCCACTCAGGAATCCAAACAGCTGCTGAACGTGCGCTTCTTCTTTATCTGAGTAAGTGCCGGCAACAACCATCATATCCGCACGTTCGAAACGGTTCATGAACTTTTCGGTCCAGACACCGGACGACAGAATGACAAGACCGGTAAGCGTACAGATGATCAGCGTATCAATGAACGGCTCCAGCAGAGAGACCATACCCTCGGACACCGGTTCGTCGGCTCGTGCCGCGGCGTGCGCAATAGGTGCTGAGCCCTGCCCCGCCTCATTGGAGAACAGGCCGCGGTTTACCCCCCGGTTAAACGCGTAAGCGAAACTGGCACCCAGGAATCCCCCCATCGCTGCGCTGCCATTAAATGCACCGGCAAACACCTCAACAAAGGAGGGGATGATGTTCTGGTAGTTATAGAGGATGACCGCCAGCGCACCGACAATGTACAGAACCGCCATCACCGGCACGATGGTGGAGGTTACTTTCGCAATTCGGGTGATTCCGCCGATGATCACCAGCCCGAGCAGAATAGCGAGCACACCACCGGTCAGCATTTTGCTAAGGCCAAAGGTGTCGTACATGGCCTGAGCGATGTTATTCACCTGGGGCAGACTGCCCGTACCGA is a genomic window containing:
- a CDS encoding alanine/glycine:cation symporter family protein, translating into MESFNQLLLTLDGVLGSAAWFPWVLLGVGFFFTIYLGFPQIRYFGHAIKIVRGKYDKPSDPGDTSHFQALATALSGTVGTGNIGGVGLAIFLGGPAALFWMWVTAFLGMTTKFVEVTLSHKYRIKAADGFYAGGPMFYMERRLNMKWLAVIFAIATVISSFGTGSLPQVNNIAQAMYDTFGLSKMLTGGVLAILLGLVIIGGITRIAKVTSTIVPVMAVLYIVGALAVILYNYQNIIPSFVEVFAGAFNGSAAMGGFLGASFAYAFNRGVNRGLFSNEAGQGSAPIAHAAARADEPVSEGMVSLLEPFIDTLIICTLTGLVILSSGVWTEKFMNRFERADMMVVAGTYSDKEEAHVQQLFGFLSGHNSEVRPYTGTIVVADGRPLNNGEFTVINSRSVAEDVEFRVGNDNFSGVLNVNSGQLVNQNVEVWGNSLLHSVALTNRAFQKGFFGEYGSYIVTLGILLFAFSTAIAWSYYGDRSMIYLFGPKAVMPYRLVYVVAFFWAAIEDTTIIWNLSAVAIVLMTLPNLFGISVLAREMKETVKDYWKDPSHK
- a CDS encoding glutamine synthetase family protein gives rise to the protein MDKITQWLAEHSISEVECLVPDMSGNARGKFTPTSKFLAQDSRLPESILVQTVTGDYVDEHNELVDPADTDMLLEPDPGTIRLNPWANEPTAQIIHDCYTRDGKLHPIATRNILRFVLDKYAEQGWQPVVAPEVEFYLVKRNLDPDEKLSAPVGRSGRTEKTRQSYSIDAANEYEAIIEDMYDFCEAQGLDVDTLIHESGTAQMEINFLHGDPLNLADQVFTFKRTVRETALRHGIYATFMAKPMEDEPGSALHLHQSVLDIKTGKNIFVDDEGNETDLFKYFIGGTQEFTPGFITFFAPNVNSYRRFTPEMAAPTSLHWGYENRTTGLRVPDSPPQAKRLENRFPGADCNPYLAIAASLACGYLGMMKKVKPSDPYEGSCASEPITLPRTQEHALNLLAECPEASEMFGEKFVRAWAAIKRDEYEEFNRVISSWEREYLLLNV